In Acaryochloris marina S15, a single genomic region encodes these proteins:
- a CDS encoding ISKra4 family transposase, producing the protein MTPLDQAIGIAPYQHSSEELVRLGCLLSLFMPYELASWMLGQWSGLSVSPSSLWNWVQSVGNKAQQELEAQLNAQSSGTQAPCEAISEMLSALPLAIAADGVMVPFRPTPNSPKGKIQWREVKVAILARLGTRVTRAKKEVPQLLRRRLVAVLGDIDQFIPLLQLEAHKQDFESAPKVIWLSDGGRGFWRVYRTLFSHCAVAVLDFFHSAGHLARATKAMFGDARSAQAQAWFRHWRHQLRHGQHLLVLRSLTILIHSQLLTGKSFSTLLQVQAYFQRHHNHIRYRHFEQQQIPLGSGMVESACKWLIQQRFKGVGMRWSEDGFNHLLILRIAWVNERFDSLFPEVTIPKTKASPIR; encoded by the coding sequence TTGACTCCCCTGGATCAAGCCATTGGGATTGCCCCCTATCAGCACAGCAGCGAAGAACTGGTGCGTCTGGGCTGCTTGTTGAGTCTGTTCATGCCCTATGAACTGGCCAGTTGGATGCTGGGTCAGTGGAGTGGTCTATCCGTGAGTCCATCCAGTTTGTGGAACTGGGTGCAATCCGTGGGTAACAAAGCTCAGCAGGAATTAGAAGCTCAACTCAACGCTCAATCATCAGGGACTCAGGCCCCTTGTGAAGCGATTTCAGAGATGTTATCTGCTCTACCTTTGGCCATTGCCGCCGATGGTGTGATGGTCCCCTTTCGCCCCACCCCGAACTCACCCAAGGGAAAAATCCAGTGGCGAGAAGTCAAAGTCGCCATCTTAGCTCGCCTGGGAACACGGGTTACCCGAGCTAAAAAGGAGGTCCCCCAATTACTGCGTCGAAGACTGGTGGCAGTATTGGGCGATATCGACCAGTTCATCCCTTTACTTCAACTCGAAGCTCACAAACAAGACTTTGAATCTGCTCCAAAAGTCATCTGGCTCAGTGATGGGGGACGAGGCTTCTGGCGAGTCTATCGCACCTTGTTCTCTCATTGTGCTGTGGCAGTCCTCGACTTTTTTCATTCAGCAGGCCATCTGGCACGAGCAACTAAAGCGATGTTTGGAGATGCCCGCTCTGCTCAAGCCCAAGCCTGGTTCCGGCACTGGCGACACCAATTGCGACACGGGCAACACCTACTTGTATTACGGTCCTTGACGATATTGATTCACTCACAACTGTTAACGGGAAAGTCTTTTTCAACGTTGCTCCAGGTGCAGGCTTATTTCCAACGCCATCATAACCACATCCGTTATCGGCACTTTGAACAGCAACAGATTCCTCTCGGGTCAGGAATGGTTGAAAGTGCATGCAAGTGGTTGATTCAGCAGCGCTTTAAGGGAGTTGGCATGCGCTGGAGTGAGGATGGTTTCAACCATTTACTGATCTTGAGAATTGCCTGGGTCAATGAACGGTTTGACTCCTTATTCCCAGAGGTGACCATTCCGAAAACTAAGGCATCCCCGATCCGCTAA